In Acipenser ruthenus chromosome 58, fAciRut3.2 maternal haplotype, whole genome shotgun sequence, a genomic segment contains:
- the LOC117407671 gene encoding uncharacterized protein LOC117407671 isoform X3 has product MNQLHSKEVSEMEAAHISPELPIRWVVSADRTVEIKEEVTELGCDQANERILQEETPPSSITERGTDVTLVSLGRRQESEMASSHIKEEAPELEPVLIKEESPVLEPVLIKEESPVLQPVLIKKEVTVLEPDHNKEESPVLESSECEHLSASKFDEGEHDSTPSPQCKNSKCKSRQNRNYKISGRCCRFKEVWKQEPEYRNWLAEVNNCVHRAFCKYCRKSFDVGNMGVSALKSHMRGQGHAKAAAQLEKYEPIITSFFTFQNKETQSDQRSRTAAPIGRPSGEGMDEGTSTVPHASSSVSSFVLSDRVLEAEIRWAVKVVLSRYSFNSCTDVSKLFSSMFPDSDITQHFSCSATKCAYLVCFGLAPYFKERLIEEVRLSNCYAVSFNVCLNEVTQTDQVDLVISYWNEKDGKVAVRYLGSEFLGHTRAEELLESFKWSLTPLDPKKLLHMAMDGPRVNWKFLRDLEVDRKKEDPTLPDLINLGSCGLHVVHSSLQYGANETGWMLGELLGALWQLFHDTPARRDDYTQITGSTRFPLKFCPHRWVEDLKVAERALELWPNVIQFIDGYKKLPVSKVPNSASYSLVKQAAADPLCEAKLQFFASVARQLKPFLEKFQTNAPMLPFLAEELQALLSSLLSRFIKKDVLGKGNTVIKLLKIDPLDKTLHVAHKRLDLGFATNRALEQASEKLADGLRGTEFKMECITFLASTTKKLLEINPLLNPMVRYLAALSPRFMVMSEQDATAKFERLLQILLNAKWHTAAQCKEILAAYMLFLTEMIRSHKTEFQNFGQNDSEPCRADEFFGRFFDGRPEFKKLWDLFKLLLTLSHGQTAVEQGHSVNKDMFVENLKEKTIVAQHIVRDSLSSLGENHTDLAITKKLLQHVKAAKMRYVQFLEDQKKAKTETEKERKRKKIQDEIAGVQKKRRKVLKIISTMQKVADEMAELAEKKHDFTLLTKSNAYRKSAKEKSNETAELDAKLSELKDKAKYFD; this is encoded by the exons ATGAACCAGCTTCACTCAAAGGAAGTTTCtgagatggaagcagctcacatcagcccagagcttcctattcgatgggttgtttctgcagacaggactgttgagatcaaggaggaagtgactgagctggggtgtgaccaggccaatgagcggatcctgcaggaggaaacgccaccttctagcatcactgagagag GTACTGATGTGACATTGGTAAGTCTTGGTAGGAGACAAGAATCAGAAATGGCATCTTctcacattaaagaggaggcccctgAACTGGAACCTGTCctcattaaagaggagagtcctgtgctGGAACCTGTCctcattaaagaggagagtcctgtgctACAACCTGTCCTCATTAAGAAAGAAGTCACAGTGCTGGAACCTGACCACaataaagaggagagtcctgtgctAGAATCATCAGAATGTGAACACCTTTCAG cttctaaattTGATGAAGGAGAGCACGACTCCACTCCATCACCCCAATGCAAAAACTCTAAGTGCAAGAGCAGACAAAACCGCAACTACAAAATTTCAGGAAGATGCTGTCGTTTTAAGGAAGTATGGAAACAGGAGCCAGAGTACCGGAACTGGTTAGCAGAAGTGAACAATTGTGTGCACAGAGCTTTCTGCAAGTATTGTAGGAAATCATTTGATGTTGGAAACATGGGCGTTTCTGCTCTTAAGAGCCACATGCGAGGTCAAGGACACGCTAAAGCAGCAGCACAGTTAGAAAAATATGAACCAATAATAACCAGTTTCTTCACATTCCAAAACAAGGAAACACAGTCGGATCAGCGAAGCAGAACTGCAGCTCCTATTGGCCGTCCATCAGGAGAGGGCATGGATGAAGGAACTAGCACTGTGCCCCATGCATCGTCTTCTGTTTCAAGCTTTGTTCTGAGTGATCGTGTTCTTGAAGCAGAAATTCGATGGGCGGTGAAAGTTGTACTGTCACGTTATTCATTCAACTCCTGCACAGATGTATCAAAGTTATTTTCCAGCATGTTTCCTGATAGTGACATCACGCAGCACTTTTCTTGCAGTGCAACAAAATGCGCTTACTTAGTTTGCTTTGGCTTAGCCCCCTATTTCAAAGAAAGGCTGATAGAAGAAGTCAGACTGTCAAATTGCTATGCTGTTTCATTTAATGTATGCTTAAATGAAGTAACCCAGACAGACCAGGTGGACTTGGTTATTAGTTACTGGAACGAAAAGGATGGAAAAGTAGCCGTGCGCTATTTGGGCTCTGAATTCCTGGGACACACGAGAGCAGAAGAGCTTCTGGAGAGTTTCAAATGGAGTTTGACACCACTAGATCCAAAGAAGTTGTTGCACATGGCCATGGATGGCCCCAGAGTAAACTGGAAGTTCCTGAGAGATCTTGAGGTAGATAGGAAGAAGGAGGACCCAACACTACCAGATCTCATTAACTTGGGAAGCTGTGGCCTCCATGTTGTCCACAGTAGTCTGCAATATGGTGCGAATGAAACCGGATGGATGCTGGGAGAGCTACTTGGAGCACTGTGGCAGCTCTTTCATGACACACCAGCTAGGCGAGATGACTACACTCAAATAACTGGAAGCACACGCTTTCCACTGAAGTTTTGTCCTCACAGATGGGTGGAAGATTTGAAAGTAGCAGAGCGTGCACTTGAACTGTGGCCGAACGTGATTCAGTTCATTGACGGCTACAAGAAGCTGCCCGTCAGCAAAGTGCCAAATTCAGCATCGTATTCCTTGGTGAAGCAAGCAGCAGCTGACCccctttgtgaagcaaaattgcAATTTTTTGCTTCAGTTGCCAGACAACTCAAGCCATTCCTGGAGAAATTTCAGACCAATGCACCCATGCTGCCCTTTCTTGCAGAAGAACTTCAGGCTCTCCTTTCTAGTTTGCTGTCTCGCTTCATAAAGAAAGATGTACTTGGAAAGGGAAACACAGTTATCAAACTCCTCAAGATAGACCCACTGGACAAGACCCTTCACGTGGCGCACAAACGTTTGGATCTCGGCTTTGCTACAAATCGAGCACTGGAACAAGCATCTGAAAAACTGGCCGATGGACTGAGAGGAACGGAGTTCAAGATGGAATGCATCACCTTTCTTGCTTCGACTACAAAAAAGCTTCTCGAAATTAATCCGCTACTGAACCCCATGGTAAGGTACTTGGCTGCCCTTAGTCCTCGATTCATGGTAATGTCAGAGCAGGATGCCACAGCAAAATTTGAAAGACTGTTGCAGATCCTCCTAAATGCTAAATGGCATACTGCTGCACAATGTAAGGAGATACTCGCAGCGTATATGTTGTTCCTAACCGAGATGATCAGAAGTCACAAGACTGAATTCCAGAACTTTGGCCAGAACGATTCAGAACCTTGCAGAGCAGATGAATTCTTTGGCAGGTTCTTCGATGGCAGACCTGAATTCAAGAAACTCTGGGATTTGTTTAAACTCCTTTTGACGCTCTCCCATGGACAAACGGCTGTTGAACAAGGTCACTCTGTCAACAAAGATATGTTCGTTGAAAATCTAAAGGAAAAGACTATTGTTGCACAACATATTGTACGTGATTCTTTGTCCTCTTTAGGAGAAAATCATACAGACTTGGCCATTACAAAGAAACTCCTGCAGCACGTAAAAGCAGCCAAGATGAGGTACGTCCAGTTCTTAGAGGACCAGAAGAAAGCCAAGacagaaacagaaaaggaaagaaagagaaagaaaatacaaGATGAAATTGCAGGCGTACAGAAGAAGAGACGGAAGGTCTTGAAAATCATTAGTACCATGCAGAAAGTAGCTGATGAAATGGCTGAGCTTGCTGAAAAGAAACATGACTTTACTCTTCTTACCAAATCAAATGCTTACAGAAAAAgtgcaaaagaaaaatcaaatgaaaccgcTGAACTGGACGCCAAGCTTTCAGAGCTAAAGGACAAGGCTAAATATTTTGATTAG
- the LOC117407671 gene encoding uncharacterized protein LOC117407671 isoform X2 produces the protein MPFSMKRQRKQQRKYYLNRLQKARMNQLHSKEVSEMEAAHISPELPIRWVVSADRTVEIKEEVTELGCDQANERILQEETPPSSITERGTDVTLVSLGRRQESEMASSHIKEEAPELEPVLIKEESPVLEPVLIKEESPVLQPVLIKKEVTVLEPDHNKEESPVLESSECEHLSASKFDEGEHDSTPSPQCKNSKCKSRQNRNYKISGRCCRFKEVWKQEPEYRNWLAEVNNCVHRAFCKYCRKSFDVGNMGVSALKSHMRGQGHAKAAAQLEKYEPIITSFFTFQNKETQSDQRSRTAAPIGRPSGEGMDEGTSTVPHASSSVSSFVLSDRVLEAEIRWAVKVVLSRYSFNSCTDVSKLFSSMFPDSDITQHFSCSATKCAYLVCFGLAPYFKERLIEEVRLSNCYAVSFNVCLNEVTQTDQVDLVISYWNEKDGKVAVRYLGSEFLGHTRAEELLESFKWSLTPLDPKKLLHMAMDGPRVNWKFLRDLEVDRKKEDPTLPDLINLGSCGLHVVHSSLQYGANETGWMLGELLGALWQLFHDTPARRDDYTQITGSTRFPLKFCPHRWVEDLKVAERALELWPNVIQFIDGYKKLPVSKVPNSASYSLVKQAAADPLCEAKLQFFASVARQLKPFLEKFQTNAPMLPFLAEELQALLSSLLSRFIKKDVLGKGNTVIKLLKIDPLDKTLHVAHKRLDLGFATNRALEQASEKLADGLRGTEFKMECITFLASTTKKLLEINPLLNPMVRYLAALSPRFMVMSEQDATAKFERLLQILLNAKWHTAAQCKEILAAYMLFLTEMIRSHKTEFQNFGQNDSEPCRADEFFGRFFDGRPEFKKLWDLFKLLLTLSHGQTAVEQGHSVNKDMFVENLKEKTIVAQHIVRDSLSSLGENHTDLAITKKLLQHVKAAKMRYVQFLEDQKKAKTETEKERKRKKIQDEIAGVQKKRRKVLKIISTMQKVADEMAELAEKKHDFTLLTKSNAYRKSAKEKSNETAELDAKLSELKDKAKYFD, from the exons CGAGAATGAACCAGCTTCACTCAAAGGAAGTTTCtgagatggaagcagctcacatcagcccagagcttcctattcgatgggttgtttctgcagacaggactgttgagatcaaggaggaagtgactgagctggggtgtgaccaggccaatgagcggatcctgcaggaggaaacgccaccttctagcatcactgagagag GTACTGATGTGACATTGGTAAGTCTTGGTAGGAGACAAGAATCAGAAATGGCATCTTctcacattaaagaggaggcccctgAACTGGAACCTGTCctcattaaagaggagagtcctgtgctGGAACCTGTCctcattaaagaggagagtcctgtgctACAACCTGTCCTCATTAAGAAAGAAGTCACAGTGCTGGAACCTGACCACaataaagaggagagtcctgtgctAGAATCATCAGAATGTGAACACCTTTCAG cttctaaattTGATGAAGGAGAGCACGACTCCACTCCATCACCCCAATGCAAAAACTCTAAGTGCAAGAGCAGACAAAACCGCAACTACAAAATTTCAGGAAGATGCTGTCGTTTTAAGGAAGTATGGAAACAGGAGCCAGAGTACCGGAACTGGTTAGCAGAAGTGAACAATTGTGTGCACAGAGCTTTCTGCAAGTATTGTAGGAAATCATTTGATGTTGGAAACATGGGCGTTTCTGCTCTTAAGAGCCACATGCGAGGTCAAGGACACGCTAAAGCAGCAGCACAGTTAGAAAAATATGAACCAATAATAACCAGTTTCTTCACATTCCAAAACAAGGAAACACAGTCGGATCAGCGAAGCAGAACTGCAGCTCCTATTGGCCGTCCATCAGGAGAGGGCATGGATGAAGGAACTAGCACTGTGCCCCATGCATCGTCTTCTGTTTCAAGCTTTGTTCTGAGTGATCGTGTTCTTGAAGCAGAAATTCGATGGGCGGTGAAAGTTGTACTGTCACGTTATTCATTCAACTCCTGCACAGATGTATCAAAGTTATTTTCCAGCATGTTTCCTGATAGTGACATCACGCAGCACTTTTCTTGCAGTGCAACAAAATGCGCTTACTTAGTTTGCTTTGGCTTAGCCCCCTATTTCAAAGAAAGGCTGATAGAAGAAGTCAGACTGTCAAATTGCTATGCTGTTTCATTTAATGTATGCTTAAATGAAGTAACCCAGACAGACCAGGTGGACTTGGTTATTAGTTACTGGAACGAAAAGGATGGAAAAGTAGCCGTGCGCTATTTGGGCTCTGAATTCCTGGGACACACGAGAGCAGAAGAGCTTCTGGAGAGTTTCAAATGGAGTTTGACACCACTAGATCCAAAGAAGTTGTTGCACATGGCCATGGATGGCCCCAGAGTAAACTGGAAGTTCCTGAGAGATCTTGAGGTAGATAGGAAGAAGGAGGACCCAACACTACCAGATCTCATTAACTTGGGAAGCTGTGGCCTCCATGTTGTCCACAGTAGTCTGCAATATGGTGCGAATGAAACCGGATGGATGCTGGGAGAGCTACTTGGAGCACTGTGGCAGCTCTTTCATGACACACCAGCTAGGCGAGATGACTACACTCAAATAACTGGAAGCACACGCTTTCCACTGAAGTTTTGTCCTCACAGATGGGTGGAAGATTTGAAAGTAGCAGAGCGTGCACTTGAACTGTGGCCGAACGTGATTCAGTTCATTGACGGCTACAAGAAGCTGCCCGTCAGCAAAGTGCCAAATTCAGCATCGTATTCCTTGGTGAAGCAAGCAGCAGCTGACCccctttgtgaagcaaaattgcAATTTTTTGCTTCAGTTGCCAGACAACTCAAGCCATTCCTGGAGAAATTTCAGACCAATGCACCCATGCTGCCCTTTCTTGCAGAAGAACTTCAGGCTCTCCTTTCTAGTTTGCTGTCTCGCTTCATAAAGAAAGATGTACTTGGAAAGGGAAACACAGTTATCAAACTCCTCAAGATAGACCCACTGGACAAGACCCTTCACGTGGCGCACAAACGTTTGGATCTCGGCTTTGCTACAAATCGAGCACTGGAACAAGCATCTGAAAAACTGGCCGATGGACTGAGAGGAACGGAGTTCAAGATGGAATGCATCACCTTTCTTGCTTCGACTACAAAAAAGCTTCTCGAAATTAATCCGCTACTGAACCCCATGGTAAGGTACTTGGCTGCCCTTAGTCCTCGATTCATGGTAATGTCAGAGCAGGATGCCACAGCAAAATTTGAAAGACTGTTGCAGATCCTCCTAAATGCTAAATGGCATACTGCTGCACAATGTAAGGAGATACTCGCAGCGTATATGTTGTTCCTAACCGAGATGATCAGAAGTCACAAGACTGAATTCCAGAACTTTGGCCAGAACGATTCAGAACCTTGCAGAGCAGATGAATTCTTTGGCAGGTTCTTCGATGGCAGACCTGAATTCAAGAAACTCTGGGATTTGTTTAAACTCCTTTTGACGCTCTCCCATGGACAAACGGCTGTTGAACAAGGTCACTCTGTCAACAAAGATATGTTCGTTGAAAATCTAAAGGAAAAGACTATTGTTGCACAACATATTGTACGTGATTCTTTGTCCTCTTTAGGAGAAAATCATACAGACTTGGCCATTACAAAGAAACTCCTGCAGCACGTAAAAGCAGCCAAGATGAGGTACGTCCAGTTCTTAGAGGACCAGAAGAAAGCCAAGacagaaacagaaaaggaaagaaagagaaagaaaatacaaGATGAAATTGCAGGCGTACAGAAGAAGAGACGGAAGGTCTTGAAAATCATTAGTACCATGCAGAAAGTAGCTGATGAAATGGCTGAGCTTGCTGAAAAGAAACATGACTTTACTCTTCTTACCAAATCAAATGCTTACAGAAAAAgtgcaaaagaaaaatcaaatgaaaccgcTGAACTGGACGCCAAGCTTTCAGAGCTAAAGGACAAGGCTAAATATTTTGATTAG
- the LOC117407671 gene encoding uncharacterized protein LOC117407671 isoform X1, whose translation MFLVKVTVLNVKRKPPYRLKKETTTTYADCREIQRQRGLIASLKHWSIMPFSMKRQRKQQRKYYLNRLQKARMNQLHSKEVSEMEAAHISPELPIRWVVSADRTVEIKEEVTELGCDQANERILQEETPPSSITERGTDVTLVSLGRRQESEMASSHIKEEAPELEPVLIKEESPVLEPVLIKEESPVLQPVLIKKEVTVLEPDHNKEESPVLESSECEHLSASKFDEGEHDSTPSPQCKNSKCKSRQNRNYKISGRCCRFKEVWKQEPEYRNWLAEVNNCVHRAFCKYCRKSFDVGNMGVSALKSHMRGQGHAKAAAQLEKYEPIITSFFTFQNKETQSDQRSRTAAPIGRPSGEGMDEGTSTVPHASSSVSSFVLSDRVLEAEIRWAVKVVLSRYSFNSCTDVSKLFSSMFPDSDITQHFSCSATKCAYLVCFGLAPYFKERLIEEVRLSNCYAVSFNVCLNEVTQTDQVDLVISYWNEKDGKVAVRYLGSEFLGHTRAEELLESFKWSLTPLDPKKLLHMAMDGPRVNWKFLRDLEVDRKKEDPTLPDLINLGSCGLHVVHSSLQYGANETGWMLGELLGALWQLFHDTPARRDDYTQITGSTRFPLKFCPHRWVEDLKVAERALELWPNVIQFIDGYKKLPVSKVPNSASYSLVKQAAADPLCEAKLQFFASVARQLKPFLEKFQTNAPMLPFLAEELQALLSSLLSRFIKKDVLGKGNTVIKLLKIDPLDKTLHVAHKRLDLGFATNRALEQASEKLADGLRGTEFKMECITFLASTTKKLLEINPLLNPMVRYLAALSPRFMVMSEQDATAKFERLLQILLNAKWHTAAQCKEILAAYMLFLTEMIRSHKTEFQNFGQNDSEPCRADEFFGRFFDGRPEFKKLWDLFKLLLTLSHGQTAVEQGHSVNKDMFVENLKEKTIVAQHIVRDSLSSLGENHTDLAITKKLLQHVKAAKMRYVQFLEDQKKAKTETEKERKRKKIQDEIAGVQKKRRKVLKIISTMQKVADEMAELAEKKHDFTLLTKSNAYRKSAKEKSNETAELDAKLSELKDKAKYFD comes from the exons CGAGAATGAACCAGCTTCACTCAAAGGAAGTTTCtgagatggaagcagctcacatcagcccagagcttcctattcgatgggttgtttctgcagacaggactgttgagatcaaggaggaagtgactgagctggggtgtgaccaggccaatgagcggatcctgcaggaggaaacgccaccttctagcatcactgagagag GTACTGATGTGACATTGGTAAGTCTTGGTAGGAGACAAGAATCAGAAATGGCATCTTctcacattaaagaggaggcccctgAACTGGAACCTGTCctcattaaagaggagagtcctgtgctGGAACCTGTCctcattaaagaggagagtcctgtgctACAACCTGTCCTCATTAAGAAAGAAGTCACAGTGCTGGAACCTGACCACaataaagaggagagtcctgtgctAGAATCATCAGAATGTGAACACCTTTCAG cttctaaattTGATGAAGGAGAGCACGACTCCACTCCATCACCCCAATGCAAAAACTCTAAGTGCAAGAGCAGACAAAACCGCAACTACAAAATTTCAGGAAGATGCTGTCGTTTTAAGGAAGTATGGAAACAGGAGCCAGAGTACCGGAACTGGTTAGCAGAAGTGAACAATTGTGTGCACAGAGCTTTCTGCAAGTATTGTAGGAAATCATTTGATGTTGGAAACATGGGCGTTTCTGCTCTTAAGAGCCACATGCGAGGTCAAGGACACGCTAAAGCAGCAGCACAGTTAGAAAAATATGAACCAATAATAACCAGTTTCTTCACATTCCAAAACAAGGAAACACAGTCGGATCAGCGAAGCAGAACTGCAGCTCCTATTGGCCGTCCATCAGGAGAGGGCATGGATGAAGGAACTAGCACTGTGCCCCATGCATCGTCTTCTGTTTCAAGCTTTGTTCTGAGTGATCGTGTTCTTGAAGCAGAAATTCGATGGGCGGTGAAAGTTGTACTGTCACGTTATTCATTCAACTCCTGCACAGATGTATCAAAGTTATTTTCCAGCATGTTTCCTGATAGTGACATCACGCAGCACTTTTCTTGCAGTGCAACAAAATGCGCTTACTTAGTTTGCTTTGGCTTAGCCCCCTATTTCAAAGAAAGGCTGATAGAAGAAGTCAGACTGTCAAATTGCTATGCTGTTTCATTTAATGTATGCTTAAATGAAGTAACCCAGACAGACCAGGTGGACTTGGTTATTAGTTACTGGAACGAAAAGGATGGAAAAGTAGCCGTGCGCTATTTGGGCTCTGAATTCCTGGGACACACGAGAGCAGAAGAGCTTCTGGAGAGTTTCAAATGGAGTTTGACACCACTAGATCCAAAGAAGTTGTTGCACATGGCCATGGATGGCCCCAGAGTAAACTGGAAGTTCCTGAGAGATCTTGAGGTAGATAGGAAGAAGGAGGACCCAACACTACCAGATCTCATTAACTTGGGAAGCTGTGGCCTCCATGTTGTCCACAGTAGTCTGCAATATGGTGCGAATGAAACCGGATGGATGCTGGGAGAGCTACTTGGAGCACTGTGGCAGCTCTTTCATGACACACCAGCTAGGCGAGATGACTACACTCAAATAACTGGAAGCACACGCTTTCCACTGAAGTTTTGTCCTCACAGATGGGTGGAAGATTTGAAAGTAGCAGAGCGTGCACTTGAACTGTGGCCGAACGTGATTCAGTTCATTGACGGCTACAAGAAGCTGCCCGTCAGCAAAGTGCCAAATTCAGCATCGTATTCCTTGGTGAAGCAAGCAGCAGCTGACCccctttgtgaagcaaaattgcAATTTTTTGCTTCAGTTGCCAGACAACTCAAGCCATTCCTGGAGAAATTTCAGACCAATGCACCCATGCTGCCCTTTCTTGCAGAAGAACTTCAGGCTCTCCTTTCTAGTTTGCTGTCTCGCTTCATAAAGAAAGATGTACTTGGAAAGGGAAACACAGTTATCAAACTCCTCAAGATAGACCCACTGGACAAGACCCTTCACGTGGCGCACAAACGTTTGGATCTCGGCTTTGCTACAAATCGAGCACTGGAACAAGCATCTGAAAAACTGGCCGATGGACTGAGAGGAACGGAGTTCAAGATGGAATGCATCACCTTTCTTGCTTCGACTACAAAAAAGCTTCTCGAAATTAATCCGCTACTGAACCCCATGGTAAGGTACTTGGCTGCCCTTAGTCCTCGATTCATGGTAATGTCAGAGCAGGATGCCACAGCAAAATTTGAAAGACTGTTGCAGATCCTCCTAAATGCTAAATGGCATACTGCTGCACAATGTAAGGAGATACTCGCAGCGTATATGTTGTTCCTAACCGAGATGATCAGAAGTCACAAGACTGAATTCCAGAACTTTGGCCAGAACGATTCAGAACCTTGCAGAGCAGATGAATTCTTTGGCAGGTTCTTCGATGGCAGACCTGAATTCAAGAAACTCTGGGATTTGTTTAAACTCCTTTTGACGCTCTCCCATGGACAAACGGCTGTTGAACAAGGTCACTCTGTCAACAAAGATATGTTCGTTGAAAATCTAAAGGAAAAGACTATTGTTGCACAACATATTGTACGTGATTCTTTGTCCTCTTTAGGAGAAAATCATACAGACTTGGCCATTACAAAGAAACTCCTGCAGCACGTAAAAGCAGCCAAGATGAGGTACGTCCAGTTCTTAGAGGACCAGAAGAAAGCCAAGacagaaacagaaaaggaaagaaagagaaagaaaatacaaGATGAAATTGCAGGCGTACAGAAGAAGAGACGGAAGGTCTTGAAAATCATTAGTACCATGCAGAAAGTAGCTGATGAAATGGCTGAGCTTGCTGAAAAGAAACATGACTTTACTCTTCTTACCAAATCAAATGCTTACAGAAAAAgtgcaaaagaaaaatcaaatgaaaccgcTGAACTGGACGCCAAGCTTTCAGAGCTAAAGGACAAGGCTAAATATTTTGATTAG